In the Alteromonas sp. M12 genome, one interval contains:
- a CDS encoding MarR family transcriptional regulator — protein sequence MDSKLKRAEALYEAVNQLIRVHQFRDRESICCHNVSVAQCYALETLVKRGPLRLKALAEDMCLDKSTASRVVDSLLRKGYALKNLDPLDQRAVQLSLSPDGHALYSTIHKSLIAEEASMISDISDEVVDAAIVLLEKLTVAARARLGT from the coding sequence ATGGACTCAAAGCTTAAGCGCGCAGAAGCGCTTTACGAAGCAGTTAACCAGTTAATCCGTGTACATCAGTTCCGTGATCGTGAAAGCATATGCTGTCATAACGTGTCGGTCGCTCAGTGCTACGCCCTCGAAACGCTTGTAAAACGTGGTCCTTTAAGGCTTAAAGCGTTAGCTGAAGATATGTGCCTTGATAAAAGTACTGCAAGTCGCGTAGTTGATTCACTGCTGCGTAAAGGTTATGCACTCAAGAACTTAGATCCCCTTGATCAGCGCGCAGTTCAGCTTTCGTTGAGTCCTGATGGCCATGCGCTTTATTCCACCATACATAAAAGTCTGATTGCAGAAGAAGCATCCATGATATCTGACATCTCTGATGAAGTGGTCGATGCAGCTATTGTACTGTTGGAAAAGCTTACCGTAGCAGCGCGGGCCCGACTCGGCACTTAA
- the mltF gene encoding membrane-bound lytic murein transglycosylase MltF — translation MKKTVLRFLLLNLVLVLSACEKPQQSSTLARILDQGVLKVGTNYGLTTYFNGPVGPEGFEYELASGFASYLGVRLEVFPYYTLNELFPQLANHHLDLIAAGISVTNERAELFRFGPAYQNISQKVVFKQGNERPRSATDLTEEMLVIAGSSHAETLREFKPFHPQLSWQETDDKDAEELMEMVLNDELAYTIVDSNILAVLRRRHPELSIGFTISKEQGVAWALDKSQDDSLLAALIEYFGLIQSNGTLAALEDKYFGHVRQFNYVDTREFIRSARTNLPNFRQWFEQHAQNLDWRLLAAMSYQESHWNPKAKSPTGVRGMMMLTLATAEDLGIESRLDPEQSIRGGAEYFANLLSRIPARIQEPDRIWFALASYNIGLGHLEDARVLTQRQGGNPDMWIDVKKRLPQLRQKKYYKTTRYGYARGDEAVTYVDNIRRYYDTLMWLDGQDAETLDEAEDAAQAQEN, via the coding sequence GTGAAGAAAACAGTTTTACGGTTTTTACTACTGAACTTAGTGCTCGTGCTCAGTGCATGCGAAAAACCGCAACAATCCAGTACATTGGCACGCATCTTAGATCAAGGTGTACTCAAAGTTGGAACCAATTATGGTTTAACGACGTATTTCAATGGCCCAGTTGGACCAGAGGGATTTGAATATGAACTAGCCAGCGGCTTCGCTAGCTATCTAGGCGTGCGGCTGGAAGTTTTCCCTTACTACACTCTAAACGAACTATTTCCGCAACTTGCTAATCATCACCTAGATTTAATTGCTGCAGGGATTAGCGTAACCAATGAACGAGCAGAATTATTCCGCTTTGGTCCTGCGTATCAAAATATCAGCCAAAAAGTGGTGTTCAAACAAGGTAATGAACGCCCTAGGAGTGCCACAGATCTAACCGAAGAAATGTTAGTCATTGCCGGTAGCAGCCATGCAGAAACATTACGGGAATTTAAACCTTTTCATCCACAGCTGAGCTGGCAAGAAACAGATGACAAAGACGCAGAAGAACTAATGGAAATGGTGTTAAACGATGAACTTGCCTACACCATAGTAGATTCTAATATATTAGCAGTGCTACGCAGAAGACACCCTGAACTCAGTATTGGATTCACCATTAGCAAAGAACAAGGCGTGGCATGGGCCTTAGATAAGAGCCAAGATGATTCTTTATTAGCGGCCCTTATCGAATACTTTGGCCTAATTCAATCAAATGGCACCCTTGCCGCGTTAGAAGATAAGTACTTTGGTCATGTAAGACAATTTAACTATGTTGATACCCGCGAATTTATTCGCTCAGCAAGAACTAATTTACCCAACTTTAGACAGTGGTTTGAGCAACATGCGCAAAATTTAGATTGGCGTCTATTAGCAGCGATGAGCTATCAGGAAAGTCACTGGAATCCGAAAGCAAAATCCCCAACCGGTGTCCGCGGGATGATGATGTTAACCTTAGCTACAGCAGAAGATTTAGGAATTGAGTCTCGATTAGACCCGGAACAAAGCATTCGTGGCGGAGCAGAATACTTTGCCAATTTATTAAGTCGAATTCCTGCACGCATTCAAGAGCCTGATCGAATTTGGTTTGCCTTGGCGTCTTACAATATAGGACTAGGCCATTTAGAAGATGCGCGGGTACTGACCCAAAGACAAGGTGGCAACCCCGATATGTGGATAGACGTTAAAAAACGTTTACCTCAATTACGTCAGAAAAAATACTACAAAACCACCCGTTATGGATATGCACGAGGGGATGAAGCTGTTACTTATGTTGACAACATACGGCGGTACTATGATACATTAATGTGGCTAGACGGGCAGGATGCCGAAACCCTCGATGAAGCTGAAGACGCAGCTCAAGCTCAAGAAAACTAA
- the guaA gene encoding glutamine-hydrolyzing GMP synthase gives MTTNIHDQRILILDFGSQYTQLIARRVREIGVYCELWAWDVSEEQIKQFNPNGIILSGGPESVTEANSPRAPEYVFNAGVPVFGICYGMQTMAAQLGGKVLGSDKREFGYAQVEVIENIPLLANIEDHIGSNGNGLLDVWMSHGDKVLEIPEGFVTGAQTASCPHAAMFDVSRQFYGVQFHPEVTHTRQGMRILSHFVMDICGCQKLWTAASIIEDAVERIKRKVGDDQVILGLSGGVDSSVTAMLLHQAIGKNLTCVFVDNGLLRLNEGEQVMEMFGDHFGLNIIKIDAEPRFLAALEGEEDPEAKRKIIGREFVGVFDEESRKLKNAKWLAQGTIYPDVIESAGSATGKAHVIKSHHNVGGLPDDMEMGLVEPLRELFKDEVRKIGLELGLPYDMLYRHPFPGPGLGVRVLGEVKKEYCDLLRRADAIFIEELHNADLYHKVSQAFTVFLPVRSVGVMGDARKYDWVVSLRAVETIDFMTAHWAHLPYDFLGKVSNRIINEIDGISRVVYDISGKPPATIEWE, from the coding sequence ATGACCACTAATATTCATGATCAACGTATTTTAATTCTTGATTTTGGTTCTCAATATACCCAACTTATAGCCCGTCGCGTACGAGAAATTGGCGTTTATTGTGAGCTTTGGGCATGGGATGTAAGTGAAGAGCAAATTAAACAGTTTAATCCAAATGGGATTATTCTTTCTGGCGGTCCCGAATCAGTAACTGAAGCTAATTCACCACGAGCGCCTGAATACGTATTTAATGCTGGGGTTCCAGTATTTGGTATTTGTTACGGTATGCAAACTATGGCGGCCCAGTTGGGCGGAAAAGTTTTAGGTTCTGATAAGCGCGAGTTTGGTTACGCACAAGTTGAAGTGATCGAAAATATTCCATTGTTAGCAAACATTGAAGACCATATTGGTAGCAACGGAAATGGCTTGTTAGATGTGTGGATGAGTCATGGCGACAAAGTTTTAGAAATACCGGAAGGCTTTGTTACTGGTGCACAAACTGCAAGTTGTCCTCATGCCGCAATGTTTGACGTGTCTCGCCAATTTTATGGTGTTCAATTTCATCCAGAAGTCACTCATACCCGTCAAGGAATGCGCATCTTGTCTCATTTTGTGATGGATATTTGTGGGTGTCAGAAATTGTGGACGGCAGCGAGTATTATTGAAGATGCAGTTGAGCGAATTAAGCGAAAAGTCGGTGACGATCAAGTTATTCTAGGATTATCTGGCGGCGTTGATTCCTCAGTAACCGCAATGTTGCTACATCAAGCAATTGGTAAAAACCTCACCTGTGTATTTGTTGACAATGGCTTGCTGCGACTCAATGAAGGTGAACAGGTCATGGAAATGTTCGGTGATCATTTTGGTCTCAACATTATAAAAATTGACGCTGAACCACGCTTTTTAGCCGCCCTTGAAGGGGAAGAAGACCCAGAAGCTAAACGCAAAATAATCGGTCGTGAATTTGTTGGTGTGTTTGATGAAGAATCGAGAAAGTTAAAAAATGCCAAGTGGCTTGCGCAAGGCACTATTTATCCAGACGTCATTGAGTCAGCAGGTTCAGCAACCGGTAAAGCCCACGTTATCAAATCACATCACAATGTGGGGGGGTTACCCGATGATATGGAAATGGGACTAGTTGAACCATTGCGCGAACTGTTTAAAGATGAGGTACGCAAAATTGGTTTAGAATTAGGCTTACCTTACGACATGCTTTATCGTCACCCTTTCCCGGGACCTGGTTTAGGGGTTCGCGTATTAGGAGAGGTGAAAAAAGAATACTGTGATTTACTGCGTCGAGCCGATGCAATCTTCATCGAAGAATTACATAATGCTGATTTGTACCACAAAGTGAGTCAAGCTTTTACCGTATTTCTACCTGTGCGCTCAGTTGGTGTGATGGGCGATGCGAGAAAGTATGATTGGGTGGTTTCCCTACGTGCAGTAGAAACCATTGATTTTATGACCGCTCACTGGGCACATTTACCTTATGACTTTTTAGGTAAAGTATCTAATCGCATCATTAATGAAATTGATGGCATTTCTCGCGTGGTTTATGACATCTCTGGTAAACCACCTGCTACCATTGAGTGGGAATAA
- the purL gene encoding phosphoribosylformylglycinamidine synthase has protein sequence MLVLRGAPALSDFRVEKLLQRFTSAQLPIAEIYAEFVHFAQIESDITSEQTQVLTQLLTYGPAIPAHDPEGELILVVPRPGTISPWSSKATDIAHNCGLKEVKRIERGCAYYLKFAAELSAEQHAELQQILHDRMTEAVMSDFDQVEMLFVEDSPKPYSSVDVIAGGREALSAANVEMGLALADDEIDYLVENFQRLGRNPNDIELYMFAQANSEHCRHKIFNADWTIDGAKQSKSLFKMIKNTFELNPDFVHSAYSDNAAVMEGWKAGRFFPDPESHEYEYHHENIDILMKVETHNHPTAISPFSGAATGSGGEIRDEGATGRGSKPKAGLVGFSVSNLNIPGYALPWETAYGKPERIVNALEIMQQGPLGGAAFNNEFGRPNILGYFRTYEQQVNSFNGVEVRGYHKPIMLAGGLGNIRQSHTQKGEITVGAKLIALGGPAMNIGLGGGAASSMTSGESNEDLDFASVQRGNPEMERRCQEVIDRCWQLGDNNPIQFIHDVGAGGLSNAFPELVNDGGRGGKFELRNVPNDEPGMAPHEIWCNESQERYVLSVAPDKLPLFESICRRERAPFAVVGEATQEPHLALHDDHFNDLPIDLPLDVLLGKPPKMHRDVTSKKAAGDDFKAESVDINEAAERLLRLPTVAEKTFLITIGDRSVTGLVSRDQMVGPWQIPVADVAVTASSFDSYQGEAMSVGERTPIALLNHGASARMAVGESLTNIAAADIGSLNRIKLSANWMAAAGHPGEDAGLYEAVKAVGEELCPELGLTIPVGKDSMSMKSQWQEEQPDGQQDKAVTSPLSLIITAFGAVRDIRNTLTPQLRTDKGDTLLLCLDLGEGRNRIGGSCLAQVYSQLGNQAPDVTKPKLLKSFFEAMQTLVHQELLLAYHDRSDGGLFTTLVEMAFAGHTGIDVQLDSFKGDAQSVLFNEELGAVVQVTKSNLDKVNQVLSQHNLTEVTHVVGSLNNSDRIEISHKQQKVISQERGYYRLIWAETTDKMQRLRDNPECVDQEWQAKGNAQDPGLHCELSYDINEDVAAPYISKGIKPKIAILREQGVNSQNEMAAAFNRAGFNAIDVHMSDVIGQNVALDQFAGLVACGGFSYGDVLGAGEGWAKSILFNNYARDQFEQFFHRQDSFSLGVCNGCQMLSNLKSLIPGADLWPHFVTNQSERFEARVSMLEVQESKSIFFAGMQGSRLPIAVSHGEGRAEFKHTGHLRQVQNNQHVALKYVDNWGNVTEQYPANPNGSPDGISGLTSSDGRATIMMPHPERVFRAVANSWQADEWQEDGPWMRMFRNARVFAG, from the coding sequence ATGCTAGTCCTTCGTGGTGCCCCTGCGCTATCTGATTTTCGTGTTGAAAAATTACTTCAACGTTTTACTTCTGCTCAACTTCCCATTGCTGAAATTTATGCTGAGTTTGTGCATTTTGCACAAATTGAGTCGGACATAACCTCAGAGCAGACACAAGTTTTAACTCAATTACTCACCTATGGTCCAGCTATTCCAGCTCATGATCCAGAAGGAGAGCTAATATTAGTGGTGCCAAGACCTGGGACTATTTCTCCATGGTCTTCTAAAGCGACTGATATTGCACACAATTGTGGACTCAAAGAAGTTAAACGAATAGAGCGAGGCTGCGCATACTATTTAAAATTTGCTGCTGAGTTAAGCGCAGAACAACACGCAGAATTGCAACAAATATTACATGACCGTATGACAGAAGCGGTAATGTCTGATTTTGACCAAGTTGAAATGTTATTTGTAGAGGATTCGCCGAAACCTTATAGCAGCGTGGATGTGATTGCAGGTGGCCGAGAAGCCTTAAGCGCAGCCAATGTTGAAATGGGTCTTGCCCTTGCCGATGACGAGATTGACTACTTAGTTGAAAATTTCCAGCGTCTAGGTCGTAATCCAAACGACATTGAACTTTACATGTTTGCCCAAGCCAACTCTGAGCACTGTCGACATAAAATTTTCAATGCCGATTGGACGATTGATGGCGCTAAACAGTCTAAATCGCTGTTCAAAATGATTAAAAATACCTTTGAGTTGAATCCTGATTTTGTGCATTCAGCATACAGTGATAACGCAGCGGTAATGGAAGGATGGAAAGCGGGTCGCTTTTTCCCTGACCCAGAATCCCATGAGTACGAATATCATCATGAAAATATTGATATTTTGATGAAAGTGGAAACCCATAACCACCCTACCGCTATTTCTCCTTTTTCAGGCGCAGCTACAGGTTCTGGCGGTGAGATTCGTGATGAAGGTGCCACTGGAAGAGGTTCTAAGCCGAAAGCTGGGTTAGTGGGGTTCAGTGTCTCAAACCTAAATATTCCTGGATATGCGCTGCCTTGGGAAACGGCTTATGGTAAACCTGAGCGAATTGTTAATGCATTGGAAATTATGCAGCAAGGACCTTTAGGTGGTGCTGCGTTTAATAACGAATTTGGTCGCCCGAATATTCTTGGTTATTTCCGTACTTATGAACAGCAGGTAAATAGTTTCAATGGTGTGGAAGTACGTGGTTATCATAAACCAATTATGTTGGCTGGTGGATTAGGAAATATTCGTCAATCGCATACTCAAAAAGGCGAAATCACCGTTGGAGCAAAGTTAATTGCGCTAGGTGGACCGGCCATGAACATTGGACTAGGGGGAGGCGCTGCTTCTTCCATGACATCTGGTGAATCTAATGAGGATTTGGATTTTGCATCTGTGCAACGGGGTAACCCAGAAATGGAGCGACGTTGTCAGGAAGTTATCGATCGTTGTTGGCAGTTAGGTGACAATAATCCTATTCAGTTTATTCATGATGTTGGCGCTGGTGGTTTATCAAATGCCTTCCCTGAATTGGTGAATGACGGTGGTCGCGGTGGTAAATTTGAACTCAGAAATGTGCCCAATGACGAACCCGGTATGGCTCCCCATGAAATTTGGTGTAACGAATCACAGGAACGCTACGTATTATCCGTGGCCCCTGACAAGCTGCCATTATTTGAATCTATTTGTCGTCGTGAAAGAGCTCCTTTTGCGGTTGTTGGCGAAGCCACACAAGAGCCTCATTTGGCATTGCATGATGACCACTTCAATGACTTACCAATTGATTTGCCATTAGACGTATTGTTGGGTAAACCACCGAAAATGCATCGTGATGTGACCTCTAAAAAAGCCGCAGGGGATGACTTTAAAGCCGAATCTGTAGACATAAATGAAGCAGCGGAACGTCTTTTACGTTTGCCTACTGTGGCAGAAAAAACCTTCTTAATCACTATTGGTGACCGCAGCGTCACGGGATTAGTGAGTCGTGATCAAATGGTCGGCCCTTGGCAAATTCCGGTGGCTGACGTCGCAGTGACAGCGTCTTCATTTGATAGCTATCAAGGTGAAGCAATGTCGGTTGGTGAACGCACACCTATTGCACTATTGAATCACGGAGCGTCAGCACGAATGGCAGTTGGTGAATCTTTAACTAACATTGCTGCAGCAGATATTGGCTCATTGAATCGCATCAAACTGTCTGCCAATTGGATGGCAGCAGCCGGACACCCGGGTGAAGATGCAGGTTTATATGAAGCTGTGAAGGCCGTTGGTGAAGAGCTATGTCCTGAACTGGGCTTAACTATTCCGGTTGGAAAAGATTCAATGTCAATGAAATCCCAATGGCAAGAAGAGCAGCCAGATGGGCAACAAGACAAGGCGGTAACTTCACCATTGTCATTAATTATCACCGCCTTTGGTGCGGTCCGAGATATCCGTAATACGCTAACTCCGCAGCTAAGAACCGATAAGGGTGATACGCTTTTATTATGTTTAGATTTGGGTGAAGGACGCAATCGTATCGGTGGTTCTTGTTTGGCTCAGGTATACAGTCAGTTAGGTAATCAAGCTCCTGATGTCACTAAGCCTAAATTACTAAAATCTTTCTTTGAAGCAATGCAAACTTTGGTGCATCAAGAGTTATTGTTGGCATATCACGATAGATCTGATGGTGGTTTGTTCACTACTTTGGTTGAAATGGCTTTTGCTGGACATACAGGCATTGACGTTCAATTAGATAGTTTCAAGGGGGATGCGCAGTCAGTATTGTTTAACGAAGAATTAGGCGCAGTGGTTCAGGTGACGAAATCCAACTTAGATAAAGTCAACCAAGTGCTAAGTCAACATAATCTTACTGAAGTCACCCATGTAGTTGGAAGTCTAAACAATTCAGACAGAATTGAAATTAGTCATAAACAACAAAAAGTCATATCACAAGAGCGCGGCTACTATCGTCTGATTTGGGCAGAAACCACAGACAAGATGCAACGCTTAAGAGATAACCCTGAATGTGTGGACCAAGAGTGGCAAGCCAAAGGGAATGCGCAGGATCCAGGTTTACATTGTGAGCTAAGCTACGACATCAATGAAGATGTTGCTGCACCTTATATTTCGAAAGGTATTAAACCTAAAATCGCTATTTTACGTGAGCAAGGTGTTAACTCTCAAAACGAAATGGCCGCTGCATTCAATCGCGCAGGTTTTAACGCAATTGATGTGCATATGAGTGATGTTATTGGTCAGAACGTCGCGTTAGATCAGTTTGCTGGTTTGGTTGCCTGTGGTGGTTTCTCATATGGTGATGTGCTGGGAGCAGGGGAAGGATGGGCTAAGTCCATTTTGTTTAATAACTATGCCCGCGATCAATTTGAACAGTTCTTCCATCGGCAAGATTCGTTTAGCTTAGGCGTATGTAATGGTTGTCAAATGCTTTCAAATTTGAAATCTCTGATTCCTGGTGCTGATTTATGGCCGCATTTTGTAACGAACCAATCGGAACGATTTGAGGCGCGAGTGTCGATGTTGGAAGTTCAAGAGAGTAAATCAATATTCTTTGCTGGCATGCAGGGTTCACGTCTACCCATAGCTGTTTCACATGGCGAGGGAAGAGCAGAATTTAAACATACTGGTCATCTTCGACAAGTTCAAAATAATCAACATGTTGCGTTGAAATATGTGGATAATTGGGGAAATGTCACAGAACAGTATCCAGCCAACCCGAATGGTTCTCCGGACGGGATTTCAGGACTCACCTCCAGTGATGGTCGTGCCACTATTATGATGCCGCATCCTGAGCGAGTGTTTAGAGCCGTGGCAAATTCGTGGCAAGCAGACGAGTGGCAAGAAGATGGTCCTTGGATGAGAATGTTTAGAAATGCACGAGTCTTTGCTGGCTAA
- a CDS encoding MFS transporter: MTYFIRSHPLFIVVLAQLCGTSLWFSVNGVGLALIHDVGLTEKDLGWLTLTVQAGFITGTLFIATTGLADRLRASRIFALSSLAGALANASFVLVAAHPPFDLLLRFFTGLCLAGIYPLGMKLVIGWTPKYVGAALAWLVGMLTLGTALPHLLRGATFGLPWEWTLLGASGLALLGGVAIFALGDGPHLPSSSNKVRLRDGLAALTERRFRAVAIGYFGHSWELYAMWTLIPFMVSREMGRLDIQSLSNPLISFSIIALGLVGCVGGGALSRSIGSLSVARLALGSSGLICMIYPLVAFLPPKVMLVLLCIWGLTVIADSPQLSALAAQTAPRERIGSTLAMLNAIGFALTIPSIALTTALWQWQGVWVVWWLLPGPILGLWAMRRLDRQG, encoded by the coding sequence ATGACCTACTTTATTCGAAGTCATCCGCTATTCATTGTCGTGCTCGCTCAGCTATGTGGAACTTCGCTTTGGTTCTCGGTTAATGGGGTGGGCTTGGCTCTCATTCATGATGTTGGGCTAACAGAGAAAGATCTTGGATGGTTAACTCTCACTGTTCAGGCTGGTTTCATTACTGGTACCCTATTTATTGCCACCACAGGTCTGGCTGATCGATTACGCGCCAGCCGCATTTTCGCCCTTTCCTCTTTAGCTGGTGCGTTAGCAAATGCCAGCTTTGTGTTGGTGGCAGCCCATCCACCATTTGATCTGCTATTACGTTTTTTTACCGGTCTGTGCTTAGCCGGTATCTACCCTCTTGGTATGAAGCTAGTGATTGGATGGACACCTAAATATGTCGGGGCCGCTCTAGCATGGCTAGTAGGAATGTTAACACTAGGCACTGCTCTACCTCATCTATTGCGTGGCGCGACTTTCGGGTTACCTTGGGAATGGACACTTCTGGGCGCTTCTGGGTTGGCTTTGCTAGGTGGCGTGGCTATCTTTGCTCTAGGTGATGGCCCACACCTACCGTCTTCAAGTAATAAAGTACGACTACGAGATGGGCTAGCAGCCTTAACTGAAAGGCGTTTCCGCGCAGTGGCAATCGGCTACTTTGGCCACAGCTGGGAGCTTTATGCAATGTGGACCCTTATTCCATTTATGGTGTCTCGTGAAATGGGACGTCTCGACATTCAGAGTTTATCGAACCCATTGATATCGTTTTCCATCATCGCGCTAGGTCTGGTGGGCTGTGTGGGTGGTGGAGCACTGAGCAGAAGTATAGGGAGTCTGTCTGTGGCGCGCTTGGCTCTTGGGTCCTCCGGACTTATCTGTATGATTTATCCATTGGTTGCCTTTTTGCCGCCAAAAGTGATGTTAGTTTTACTCTGTATTTGGGGCCTGACAGTTATTGCGGATTCGCCTCAGCTATCGGCTCTGGCTGCTCAAACAGCTCCAAGAGAACGTATCGGTTCAACCTTGGCCATGTTAAATGCTATAGGCTTTGCTTTGACCATTCCATCAATTGCGTTGACCACAGCGCTGTGGCAATGGCAAGGGGTTTGGGTAGTATGGTGGTTACTTCCAGGGCCAATTTTAGGGCTTTGGGCGATGCGCAGGCTAGATCGGCAAGGATAA
- the tadA gene encoding tRNA adenosine(34) deaminase TadA, with product MTILNPPDEIHMQDEYWMNYALSLADNAWKIGEVPVGAVLIKDNKLVSQGWNQSINLHDPSAHAEMIAIREGGKVLNNYRMVDCTLYVTLEPCPMCAGLLVHSRIKRLVFGAKDYKTGFAGSLMNLLNDERLNHQIEVQGDVLAAQCATKISDFFKMRREQKKAQKQLAKIQNGTN from the coding sequence ATGACAATCCTAAATCCCCCAGATGAAATTCACATGCAAGATGAGTATTGGATGAACTATGCTCTATCGTTGGCAGATAATGCGTGGAAAATTGGCGAAGTACCGGTTGGTGCAGTGTTGATCAAGGATAATAAGTTGGTTTCCCAAGGCTGGAACCAGTCGATCAATTTACATGATCCATCTGCTCACGCAGAAATGATAGCCATTCGAGAAGGAGGGAAAGTCCTAAATAACTATCGCATGGTGGATTGTACTCTCTATGTTACGTTAGAGCCTTGTCCCATGTGTGCAGGGTTGCTTGTTCATTCTCGAATAAAACGTTTAGTATTTGGCGCAAAAGATTATAAAACGGGGTTTGCTGGTAGTTTGATGAACTTACTCAACGATGAAAGATTGAACCATCAAATCGAAGTACAAGGTGATGTTCTAGCTGCTCAGTGTGCAACTAAAATATCAGACTTTTTTAAGATGCGTCGAGAGCAGAAAAAAGCCCAAAAGCAATTAGCTAAAATTCAAAATGGGACAAACTGA
- a CDS encoding FAD-dependent oxidoreductase, translated as MNYNNENLPIAVIGAGPIGLSSAVNLLDAGLTPIIFESGDCAGSNLASWGHVRMFSPWSYNMDPKAVSLLKKQGWDEPELSAFPTGSELLECYVLPLASHEKVAPHLHLNTRVVNVSRQYHDILRNEMRERAPFVVRVSNPEGDRDILVQAVIDASGTYQTPNWLGAHGIPAIGELTASQSITYGVPDILGSCNKQYAGKSVLVIGGGHSAFNALQDLVKLSDQTDGMRVLWGIRGSSVDNIVRSPKNDELQERRSLEVHIQKLLDEGKIEVFTNIAIEKINCENDKLIVKSHSSQLPPVDKIIAATGFRPNLQLLSELRTSIDPATQSPVNLGPLIDPNLHSCGSVPEHGAAELSHPETGLYVVGIKSYGRAPTFLLKTGYKQVKSVTSKLANQVIDDDPVANRSFSCDDVALNRSCSA; from the coding sequence ATGAATTACAATAACGAAAACTTGCCTATCGCCGTTATTGGCGCCGGTCCTATCGGTTTAAGTTCAGCAGTTAACTTGCTCGACGCAGGGCTTACACCCATTATTTTTGAATCAGGTGATTGTGCCGGTTCCAACCTAGCAAGTTGGGGTCATGTGCGTATGTTTTCGCCTTGGTCATACAACATGGATCCCAAAGCCGTTTCTCTACTTAAGAAACAGGGCTGGGACGAACCGGAGCTGAGCGCATTTCCGACCGGAAGCGAACTGCTTGAATGCTATGTGTTGCCTTTAGCATCCCACGAGAAGGTTGCCCCTCACCTACATTTGAATACCCGTGTTGTTAACGTCAGCCGCCAATATCACGATATTTTACGCAATGAAATGCGGGAGCGCGCGCCATTCGTGGTGCGTGTTTCAAACCCCGAAGGTGATCGCGATATCCTTGTCCAGGCCGTAATCGATGCCTCTGGTACCTATCAGACACCCAACTGGCTTGGCGCTCATGGTATTCCAGCTATTGGTGAGCTTACGGCTTCGCAATCAATTACTTACGGTGTGCCTGATATTCTCGGTTCTTGCAATAAACAGTACGCAGGCAAGTCCGTACTCGTCATCGGTGGCGGCCATTCGGCATTTAACGCATTACAGGATTTAGTCAAACTCTCTGATCAAACTGATGGCATGCGGGTTCTATGGGGAATACGCGGCTCCTCCGTCGATAACATTGTGCGCTCACCAAAAAATGATGAGCTGCAAGAACGTAGAAGCCTCGAAGTTCATATCCAAAAATTACTGGATGAAGGAAAAATCGAGGTATTTACTAATATAGCAATAGAAAAAATCAACTGTGAAAATGACAAACTGATCGTAAAAAGCCATTCATCTCAACTACCGCCAGTAGATAAAATCATTGCAGCTACTGGGTTTCGCCCTAACCTTCAGTTGCTATCTGAATTGCGTACCTCCATTGATCCTGCTACGCAAAGTCCGGTTAATCTCGGTCCACTTATTGATCCTAATCTTCATAGTTGTGGTTCAGTTCCTGAGCATGGCGCCGCTGAGCTTTCTCACCCAGAAACCGGTCTTTATGTTGTTGGTATTAAAAGCTACGGCCGTGCACCAACATTTCTGCTAAAAACGGGCTATAAACAGGTTAAGTCAGTCACGTCTAAATTAGCGAATCAGGTAATCGATGATGATCCTGTTGCGAATCGCTCCTTTTCTTGTGATGACGTTGCCCTCAATCGAAGTTGCTCAGCATAA